TATTTACATTGCTTTTACCCGTCTTCCTCTGGCCGGTACCTTTAACAGCATAATAGACGGGATTATCTATGTGGCAGGTATATCCATTGCCGTCTATCTCGTTTATTCCGTCTTTGATGAAGCTCTCAAGTGGTATGCTGAAAAAATAGCCAAAGAGACTGAATCGAGGCTCGACAAGGAATTTCTCCCCCTTATCGAAAAACTTCTTGCCATCTTTATTTTCCTGGGCGGCCTCATTGCCATCCTGAAGCATTTCAACCAGGATATTTATTCTCTTGTTACCGCCCTCGGCGTCGGTTCTCTTGCCATTGGTCTTGCTGCAAAAGATACGCTGGCCAATATGATTTCCGGTTTTACCATCATGGTAGACCGCCCCTTCAGGCCCGGTGACAGGGTTGAGCTCGGTTCCGGTGAAATAGGCGACGTGCTGGAAATCGGCATGAGGAGCACAAAAATTAAGACATTTTATAATACTATACTTGTCGTGCCCAACAGTGACCTTGTCAATACGCGGCTTGTCAATCACAGCTATCCCGATTCCAAGGTAAGCGGCAGGGTAGAAGTTGGCATTGCCTACGGTACCGATGTGGAACTCGCTAAAAAGACAATGATAGAGTCGGCCCTTGCCGTTGAAGAAGTCCTGAGAGATCCGTCGCCGGCGGCCTATTTTACAGGTTTCGGAGACAGCGCACTTGATATGATGCTGGCTTTTTGGGTAGATAATTATTCCATTCGTTTTGCCACACAGGACAAGATTAATATGGAGATAAACAGGCGCTTTGCCGGAGTCGGTATTGACATTCCTTTCCCTATGAGGACGGTTATTACCCGTAGTGAAGCACCTGAAGAAAAAAAAGTAAAAGTTAAAAAAACGCCGTCCAAAAAAAGTAAATAATTCCGATGATGTCCCTCATTATTTCATTATTTAAAAGAGTTAATTAGATATGCGTATTTTCATATTTTTTCTCATTATTTTTTGGACGGCTCCTTCCTTTGCCCTTGAAAT
The nucleotide sequence above comes from Deltaproteobacteria bacterium. Encoded proteins:
- a CDS encoding mechanosensitive ion channel, translating into MDIYAWLGTLFISFLILVLFWAIGKSSEYTLNNWVSILVKKTPTELDDRILERGKKPIHYLILFIGIYIAFTRLPLAGTFNSIIDGIIYVAGISIAVYLVYSVFDEALKWYAEKIAKETESRLDKEFLPLIEKLLAIFIFLGGLIAILKHFNQDIYSLVTALGVGSLAIGLAAKDTLANMISGFTIMVDRPFRPGDRVELGSGEIGDVLEIGMRSTKIKTFYNTILVVPNSDLVNTRLVNHSYPDSKVSGRVEVGIAYGTDVELAKKTMIESALAVEEVLRDPSPAAYFTGFGDSALDMMLAFWVDNYSIRFATQDKINMEINRRFAGVGIDIPFPMRTVITRSEAPEEKKVKVKKTPSKKSK